Sequence from the Nevskiales bacterium genome:
ACGGCAGCACGTCCACCGCCACGATCGGATGCGCGCCGGCCGCGACCGCGCCCAGCAGCGCGGCCAGGCCAACGCCGCCCAGGCCGAAAATCGCCACGCTCTCGCCGGGCGCAATTTTGGCGGTGTTCACCACCGCGCCGACACCGGTCATCACCGCGCAGCCGAACAGTGCGGCGATCTCCGGCGGCAGGCGCTTGTCCACCTTCACCGCCGAACGCGCCGACACCACGGTCTGCTCGGCGAAGGCCGACACGCCCAGGTGATGGTTGAGGTCCTGGCGCCCGGCATCATGCCAGCGGCGCGCGCCGCCCAGCAGCGTGCCGGCGACATTCGCCGCGGCGCCCGGTTCGCACAGCGCGGCGCGGCCGCTGGCGCAGGGCAGGCAGTGGCCACAGGTCGGCACGAAGGAAAACACCACGAGGTCGCCGACGGCGAAGCCCTCGGTGTTCGGCCCGAGTTCGACCACCTCGCCGGCGGCCTCGTGGCCCAGCACCATCGGCATCACGCGCGGGCGCGAGCCGTCGATGACGGACAGGTCAGAATGGCACAGGCCCGCCGCGCGCACCTTCACGCGCAGCTCGCCCGGGCCGGGCGGGTCGAGATCGAGGGTTTCGATCTTCAGCGGGCGCGACTGCGCATACGGCGCCGGCAGGCCCATCTCGTACAGCACGGCGCCCTGGACTTTCATGTCGGGGTCTCCTGGAGTTGCAGCTGCAGCCGCTCGAGCGCCTGCCGCAGCGCATCCGGAATCGGCTGAGGCCTGCGCGTGGCACGGTCCACGAACACGTGCACGAACCAGCCCTCGGCGGCGGGCTTGTCGTCGCCGTCACGGAACAGGCCGATCTCGTAGCGCACGCTGGAGCGGCCGAGATGCGCCACGCGCAGGCCGGCGTCCACGGTGTCCGGGAATTCAAGCGGGCCGTCGTAGCGGCAGTGCGACTCCACGCACAAGCCGATGGTCGGGCCGGCGTGGATGTCGAGCCCGCCTTCGCGAATCAGGTAGCTGTTGATGACGGTGTCGAAGTAGCTGTAATACTCGACGTTGTTGACGTGGCCGTAGATGTCGTTGTCCTTCCAGCGGGTGGTGATGGACTGGAAGTGTTTATAGCCCTGGCGCGCGCTCACGGGATGCCCCTCTGCGGTCACAGGGCCTTACTCTACCGCCAAATTCCCGGTCATTCCCGCGCAGGCGGGTATGACAAGACTCAGGCAAGCTGTTTGGCGTACTGCGCCTTCCAGCGCTCGACGTGCTGCCGGTTGTCGGTCTGCCAGGGATGGAAGCCCGGCTTGAAGTAGGCCAGCCAGGGCAGCGCAATGCGGCGCAGGAAGCCGGGCCGCACGAACACGAAGTGCAGGTAACTGCGCCAGCCCTTCCAGTCGCGGTGCAGGCCGTCGTGCTTGAGCAGGCGGTAGTGCGTGTAGATGGACTGCGCGAGGAAGCGCAGGCTGGACGACAGCATGATCGAGCAGCGCAGCAGCCAGGCCTTGAGCCCGGTGCCGACCACGGCGCGGTACACGTCGAAGGCCACTGCCTTGTGCTCGGTCTCCTCGATCGCGTGCCAGCGCCATAGCGCCGCCATCGCCGGCGGCGCGCCGTCCAGTACGTCATCGTCGCTCAGCAGCACCTCGGCCAGGATCGCGGTGAAGTGTTCCAGCGCGATGGTCGCGGCCAGCTGGCCGGCGCGCGGCAACAGCTTGCGGCCCAGCTCCAGCTGCTGGACCGCCTTGGCCTCCAGTTCCTTCGCCGGATAGCCGGCCGCTTCGAGCGCCTGGTTGTAGGCGCGGTGCTCGCGGCCGTGCATCGCCTCCTGGCCGATGAAGCCCTTCACCTCTTCCAGCAGCTTGGGATCGGTGATGCGCCCGCGGTCGCGGTAGTAACGCACGCTGTCGATGAAGAACTTCTCGCCCTCGGGGAAGAACAGCGACAGCGCGTTGAACAGCTGGCTCACATGCGGCCCGCGCGGGTGCCAGTCGCGCAGCTGCAGGCCGGCGATGGGAAAGTGGATGTCGCGTTGCTGCACCGGCAGGGGCGAATGCGAGGTCATCGTCTGCTCCGGATTTATGTTACATCAAATCGTGTAACATTCTTCTATGGCCTGTCAAGCCGGCCCCGGGTATTCTTAATAGAACATGGCCAAGACCGACGATGCGCTCACCATCGAGGAGCTGTCCTTCCGCTCCGGCGTGACCACGCGCAATATCCGCGCCTACCAGAGCCGCGGCCTGATCCCGCCACCCGAGACCCGGCCCGGCGAGCGGGTCGGGTATTACGGCTTGCAGCATGTGGCGCGCCTGCGCCTGATCAACCGCCTGCAGGAGCGCGGCTTCTCGCTCGCCGGCATCGCCGACCTGCTGCGCGCCTGGGAGGCCGGCCGCAGTCTCGACCAGGTGCTGGGCATGGAATCGGCGGTGGCGGAGAGCCACCGCGACGACTCGGTGGTGATTCCGGAGGCCGCGCTGCGCCAGATTGCCATGCCGGGCATCGACACCGACGAGCTGCTGCGGCGCCTGCGCGCGCTGGGGCTTTTGGTGCGCGAGGGCCAGCAGTACCGGCTGCGGCACCCGAGCATCCTGCAGCTGGGGCTGCAGGCCGCCGGCGCCGGCATCCCCCCTGAACAGCTGCTGGCGGAGTTCGCGCGCATCCAGAAGGACGCGCACCGCATCGCGCGCCGCTTCGTGAAGCTGTACAACGCCTTCGTGTGGCTGCCCTACAAGGCCGCCGGCATGCCGAGCGAGAAGCTGCCGGAGATCACGCAGCGCATGAAGCAGCTGCGACAGATGGCGGTGGACATCACGCAACCCCTGATGGCCGATGCGCTGGCCGACGAAATCGAGGCGATCGCCGACCAGAACCTGCCGACGCCGGAAACGCTGCAGCGTGAGGGCAAGGCCTGAGAAGAGCCTGACTCATTCCTGTCATTCCGGCGCAAGCCGGAATCCAGCGACTTTCAAGGCACTGGATACCGGCTTGCGCCGGAATGACGGGATGAATAGAGATTCTCAACGCGGGCACGCGCGAGCGCCGGCGCTTCCTGCCCGCTTTCGACGCAATCCACGAACTCCGCAACATAACCGGCCAGCACCTCCGGCTGCACAAGCAGCAGCGACCAGTGCCCGGCCTCGACATCGCGCCGCCACAGGCGCGCAGCCCAATGCGGCAACTCGTCAGCCAGCTGCGGCCGCACATGCTTGTCCTGCTGCGGCACGATGACCTGCACCGGCACGCGGGTCGGGCGCCGGCGCGGTCGGAACAGGCGTGGCAGCATGTTGGCGCGGTACAGCTTGATGGCGTGGTAGCCATCCTTGGCGCGCGTCGCGCTCGGCTCGCTCGCCAAACCCTCCAGCCGCATCAGCACCGCCGGCCAGCGGGGGGCAATGACGTGCCGCCACAACAACGGCATCAGCCAGGGCAGGTGAAACAGGTAGATGTACCAGGAATGCAGCAGCTGGCCGAACAGTTCGCGCAGGTGCCGTAGCGTGGGCCGCAGCAGCCGCCGGCGCATCCAGTAGCCGACGTGGTCGAGGCAGGGGCCGGAGATCGTGGTGTAGGACGCGATGCGGTCCTGGAAATCCGGGTCGGT
This genomic interval carries:
- a CDS encoding zinc-dependent alcohol dehydrogenase family protein; its protein translation is MKVQGAVLYEMGLPAPYAQSRPLKIETLDLDPPGPGELRVKVRAAGLCHSDLSVIDGSRPRVMPMVLGHEAAGEVVELGPNTEGFAVGDLVVFSFVPTCGHCLPCASGRAALCEPGAAANVAGTLLGGARRWHDAGRQDLNHHLGVSAFAEQTVVSARSAVKVDKRLPPEIAALFGCAVMTGVGAVVNTAKIAPGESVAIFGLGGVGLAALLGAVAAGAHPIVAVDVLPSKLEMAKALGATHTLLAARDEVAATVRAMTGGGVHYAIETVGSEQVLMQAYAATRRGGTTVTVGLPHPQKMFSVPAVSLVAEERTVKGSYMGSAVPSRDLPRFIALYQAGRLPVDRLLTHRLKLDEVNIAFDRLAKGEAVRQVILFD
- a CDS encoding thioesterase family protein, which encodes MSARQGYKHFQSITTRWKDNDIYGHVNNVEYYSYFDTVINSYLIREGGLDIHAGPTIGLCVESHCRYDGPLEFPDTVDAGLRVAHLGRSSVRYEIGLFRDGDDKPAAEGWFVHVFVDRATRRPQPIPDALRQALERLQLQLQETPT
- a CDS encoding metal-dependent hydrolase encodes the protein MTSHSPLPVQQRDIHFPIAGLQLRDWHPRGPHVSQLFNALSLFFPEGEKFFIDSVRYYRDRGRITDPKLLEEVKGFIGQEAMHGREHRAYNQALEAAGYPAKELEAKAVQQLELGRKLLPRAGQLAATIALEHFTAILAEVLLSDDDVLDGAPPAMAALWRWHAIEETEHKAVAFDVYRAVVGTGLKAWLLRCSIMLSSSLRFLAQSIYTHYRLLKHDGLHRDWKGWRSYLHFVFVRPGFLRRIALPWLAYFKPGFHPWQTDNRQHVERWKAQYAKQLA
- a CDS encoding MerR family transcriptional regulator, with the translated sequence MAKTDDALTIEELSFRSGVTTRNIRAYQSRGLIPPPETRPGERVGYYGLQHVARLRLINRLQERGFSLAGIADLLRAWEAGRSLDQVLGMESAVAESHRDDSVVIPEAALRQIAMPGIDTDELLRRLRALGLLVREGQQYRLRHPSILQLGLQAAGAGIPPEQLLAEFARIQKDAHRIARRFVKLYNAFVWLPYKAAGMPSEKLPEITQRMKQLRQMAVDITQPLMADALADEIEAIADQNLPTPETLQREGKA
- a CDS encoding alpha/beta fold hydrolase, with amino-acid sequence MQTLRVRSGEVALAVQCRGEASRTPIVLVHGFPDNHGVWAPVARQLAERYYVISYDVRGAGDSDAPSRTADYRIERLAEDLRAVADIACPGRKFHLVAHDWGSIQSWEAVTDPDFQDRIASYTTISGPCLDHVGYWMRRRLLRPTLRHLRELFGQLLHSWYIYLFHLPWLMPLLWRHVIAPRWPAVLMRLEGLASEPSATRAKDGYHAIKLYRANMLPRLFRPRRRPTRVPVQVIVPQQDKHVRPQLADELPHWAARLWRRDVEAGHWSLLLVQPEVLAGYVAEFVDCVESGQEAPALARARVENLYSSRHSGASRYPVP